ATGTTGGAGGATAATATCTGTGAAAAAGCATTTGCACAGATTAGAAAAGATAGTATTAAAAGTATTTTTTTCAATGTTAAATAATAAAGGTCAAGCCTTATGTTTTATTTACGGTTAAAATCCGATGTTATTTTTTCTGAAAATAATTATATAATAATTTTGAGTAATCCGAGCCTGTATTAATATTCATAAAACTGGCCGAACTGTTGGCAAAATCTTCTTCTAATGCTCTTAGCTTCTTTTTTTGAGCTTCAGCAAAAGTGTATCTCCATCTTGCACTGGAAGTATTTGCCCATATTTGTTTTCCTGTTTCTGCATCGTATAATAATGTATATCCTACATCAGGAATTTCGTTGTCTTTTTCATCATAAATCCTCATTCCCAGCAGTTGATGTTTTTTGGCTGCTACTCTCAGCATTTTGGAGTCATATTCATCCTCAAAATCTGAAAACAGAAATACCAATGATTTTCTTTTAAAGATCCCCATCATATATTCCATGGCTTTGTCTATTTTGGATTCAGCCGGAACATAATCTGCAGTCAGAATATTACTGATAATTGAAAGAATATGCTTTCTTCCTTTTTGAGGTGGAATCACTTTATATACTTTATCTGCAAAAAGGATCAGCCCAACCTTATCATTATTGCCTGCTGCTGAAAATCCTAAACTGGCAGCAATTTCTGCTACATATTCTCTTTTCAGCTGAACCTTTGTTCCGTAGTCCATAGAAGCGGAGATATCTACCAAAATCATCATGGTAAGTTCTCTTTCTTCTTCCATTACCTTAACGAATGGTTCCCGGAAACGTGCTGTTTTATTCCAATCGATTCTTCTAATCTCGTCACCAAACTGATAGGGACGGACTTCGGAAAATGTCATTCCCTGCCCTTTAAAGGCACTGTGATATTGTCCCATTAAAGTAGCCTCCGTCTTTTTTCTGGTACGGATTTCTATCTGCTTTACTTTTTTTACAATATCTTTTATCTGCATACTATCGTTTTATGTTCAATGTATAAATTTCAAACTTTAAGCTTTGAACTCAATGGATACATTCAACCATTCATCATCAAACTTTGGACTGTATTTTTTATAGAAATTAATGGCCGGCTCATTCCAGTTCAATACCTGAAATACCATTCCATTGTATCCATTGGATTTTCCATGCTCCAATGTAGCCTCAAATAAGAGTTTTCCAATCTGTTTTCCTCTCATCCTTTCGGTTACCACCAAATCTTCAAGATACAATCTTCTTCCTTTCCAGGTTGAATATCTGTCATAATACAATGAAATCCCTACAACCTCACCATTGAACTCAGCAACAAAGGCACCCCAAACAGGCGATTTCCCAAATCCATCTTCAATAAAATCATCCAGTGTTACGGTTACTTCATGCAATGCTTTTTCATATTCTGCCAGCTCCTTAATTAATTCCAGCATTGAAGCGCAGTCTTCCTGAATGGCTTTTCTAATAATAACATCGTTCATTATGGTGCTTGGATTTTAGCTAAAATTCTATTGATAATCTCTTCTGTTGATATTTCTTCTGCTTCCGCTTCAAAGGTTAAGCCCATTCTGTGTCTTAATACATCTTTAGCCAATGCTTTTACATCTTCAGGAATAACAAAGGCTCTTCCTTTTAAGAATGCATATGCTCTTGAAGCAATAGCAAGGTTAATAGAAGCCCTTGGAGAAGCACCAAAACTGATATAATTTTTAAGCTCAGAAAGTCCGTAGTTTTCCGGATAACGGGTTGCAAAAACCATATCCAGAATATATTTTTCTATTTTTTCATCCAGATAGATCTGGTTAATTATTTCCTTAGCCTCTACAATATCCTGAAGTGAAATCACGGGGTTTACAGTAGGCTGATGTGATGTGGAAACCATTCTCATTACCTTTCTTTCATCTTCGAAAGAGGGATAATCTATGGTACACTTCAGCATGAAACGGTCACTCTGTGCTTCCGGCAAAAGATAAGTTCCCTCCTGATCAATTGGGTTCTGTGTTGCCAGTACCAAAAACGGTTTTGGAAGCTTCATGGTTTCATCACCTATGGTCACCTGCTTTTCCTGCATTACTTCCAAAAGTGCAGACTGCACCTTTGCCGGAGCACGGTTGATTTCATCCGCAAGTACAAAGTTTGCAAATACAGGACCTTTTTTTATAGAAAAATCGTTGTCTTTGATATTAAAGATCATTGTTCCCACCACATCTGCAGGAAGCAAATCCGGTGTAAACTGAATTCTTGAGAACTCGCCATGAACAGCATCTGCCAATGTTTTAATGGCTAAGGTTTTTGCCAGCCCGGGAACTCCCTCTAATAGTACATGACCATTTCCTAGAAGCCCTATCAAAAGGCGGTCTATCATGTATTCCTGTCCAATGATAACCTTATTGATTTCTTGTCTCAGAAGAGAAAATAAATAGTTTTTTTCTTTTACTTTTTCCGTCAATTGACGAATATCTTCTGCTTGATGTATATCTGACATAGCTTGATTTAAAATAGGTGGTAAATTTCTGATAAATACTTGCATTAATCAACACAATCAATGCCATTTTTGAGTTAAAGTTTGTTAAATATTCTGAAGACAATATCGAATTAAAAGCAATACTGCTTCAATTGTTTCACATCATCATAACCTAAAATAAAAATGTTGCGATGGAATTACCGCAACATTTTGATTATTGTAAATTACAGATCGGTTAAAATAAAAGAATGTATTGATGTATTAAAGCTTTGTGATGGTAATAGTAAACACATCCTCCGGCTTATCTACTGAATCTTCATAAGATCCTACATTAATATAATATTCAGTTCCTGCAGTGGTTGTAATGGTCTTAGTTTCGGAACTACCGCCCCCACCATTATCTTGTGTACCTACACAAACTAGATTATTACATGTACCGCTGTAGATCCCTATTTTCGGATCAAAAGTGATAGTAGCAGGCGATGCTTTAATGGTAAATTGGCCGCCATCTCCTGTAAATCTGAACCAGAGACCATCATTCATCCCATCATTAGGACATGCTGTTACAAAACCTGCATTATTGGTAGAAGACATTCCGTCACTTTGTACGTAGGTGTATGGAAAAGTAGTTGCCTGTAAAGCTCCGGAACAAGCATCATTTGCCGGTATTGGAGGAATAGTTTTAAAAATATTATTCGCACAACCGCTAGACTCACCATTAGCTGAAACAGCTGTCACTTTCAAATAATAGTTGGTATCCCTATTCAAAACAATGGATGGTGAAAGATTAAAATTAGTAGCATTTACTACCTGTTGATTAATAACCTCTGTACCTCCAGGTGTGGTTCCTAATGAAATTTTATAAGAAGTAGCTCCTATAACGGGCTGCCAGCTAATATTAGGAGATAAGGATATAAACTGAGCATTATTTGAAGGATAAAGCACGAAAGGGCAACCAGGAGTAGAGTTAACTGTTAATCCTGAAATTGTTATTGATGATTTATAATCAGCTCTGATCCCTCCTGGTGGAGATGCCGGATCAACAACCGCATTATCTCCTTTATAGTAAAGGGTAGAATTTGGAATATATGGATAAACACGGAAGGCTTCATCAAAATTATTAATATCAATACTTGGCGCATTTTCTTTTGCCGCCACCACCAAGTTATCTATATTATTATAAGCAAATGGCGTCGTAAAAACCACTTCCACTTTACCATTATTCTTTGTTACAGTACCTGCAAAAACCTGAGTAAGCTGTGGTGAAGCAATCCAGTCTGTGCCGGAAGCAAATGCTGTTTTATTGGTATGCCCAAGATAAACCGTCCAATTGGACGAATCGGAAATAGTAGCAGACGGGTCTACATAAAACGTAAGCCCGGTAATATTTCCTGCTGCATTAGCATTTATCTCCTGTTTAAGGTATATCTGTTGAACATAGGAATAGGAAAAAAAGCTGCTTACAGGTGCAGTTCCCACATTTGTACTTCCAATATTGATATTGATTTGAGCCTTAACACTCAACACTGCAAGTAACAAAGACAAAAGTAAAATTCTTTTCATTATTAATAATATTAACATCGAATATGATGCTAATTTAATAATAAAATATTAATTTTTATAATAAAAAAAATTAATCACTACTATATACCCATAA
This genomic interval from Chryseobacterium joostei contains the following:
- a CDS encoding GNAT family N-acetyltransferase, yielding MNDVIIRKAIQEDCASMLELIKELAEYEKALHEVTVTLDDFIEDGFGKSPVWGAFVAEFNGEVVGISLYYDRYSTWKGRRLYLEDLVVTERMRGKQIGKLLFEATLEHGKSNGYNGMVFQVLNWNEPAINFYKKYSPKFDDEWLNVSIEFKA
- a CDS encoding AAA family ATPase, which gives rise to MSDIHQAEDIRQLTEKVKEKNYLFSLLRQEINKVIIGQEYMIDRLLIGLLGNGHVLLEGVPGLAKTLAIKTLADAVHGEFSRIQFTPDLLPADVVGTMIFNIKDNDFSIKKGPVFANFVLADEINRAPAKVQSALLEVMQEKQVTIGDETMKLPKPFLVLATQNPIDQEGTYLLPEAQSDRFMLKCTIDYPSFEDERKVMRMVSTSHQPTVNPVISLQDIVEAKEIINQIYLDEKIEKYILDMVFATRYPENYGLSELKNYISFGASPRASINLAIASRAYAFLKGRAFVIPEDVKALAKDVLRHRMGLTFEAEAEEISTEEIINRILAKIQAP
- a CDS encoding DUF58 domain-containing protein, translating into MQIKDIVKKVKQIEIRTRKKTEATLMGQYHSAFKGQGMTFSEVRPYQFGDEIRRIDWNKTARFREPFVKVMEEERELTMMILVDISASMDYGTKVQLKREYVAEIAASLGFSAAGNNDKVGLILFADKVYKVIPPQKGRKHILSIISNILTADYVPAESKIDKAMEYMMGIFKRKSLVFLFSDFEDEYDSKMLRVAAKKHQLLGMRIYDEKDNEIPDVGYTLLYDAETGKQIWANTSSARWRYTFAEAQKKKLRALEEDFANSSASFMNINTGSDYSKLLYNYFQKK